A window of the Acidithiobacillus thiooxidans ATCC 19377 genome harbors these coding sequences:
- the narH gene encoding nitrate reductase subunit beta: MKVRAQFALVFNLDKCIGCHTCSVTCKNTWTNRRGTEYIWFNNVETKPGIGYPKNWENQDQWHGGWILKNGKLSLKQGGRFWELMTIFANPHLPEILDYYEPFTYDYAHLLNAQLSETAPVARPVSLVSGQVMEKIEWSANWEDQLGGTYQTRSVDYNLRDVPGKDLLGEFEKTFLFYLPRMCNHCLNPACVAACPSGAIYKREEDGIVLIDQDRCRGWRMCISACPYKKVYFNWDSGKSEKCIACYPRVESGLPTICSDTCVGRIRYNGIMLYDADRIAELAGTNEEQDLYEAQMNIFLNPHDPEVIAQARLDDVPDSWIDAAQRSPIYKMAMDWKIALPLHPEFRTLPMVWYIPPLSPMGREISPRNIPSKAEDIIPRLESLRIPIDYLASLFTAGNHKPVIASLKKLIAMRAYQRSLHVQGVPNTEVLDGADLDEATAQDMYRYLAIANYEDRFVIPTSHQETMMDDPYDFQGQNGFVFGNESSVGISAGELFPRRRKETPAANVQPLHFVRHRGNV, encoded by the coding sequence ATGAAAGTACGTGCACAATTTGCTCTCGTTTTTAATCTAGATAAGTGCATCGGTTGTCATACATGCTCGGTGACCTGCAAAAATACCTGGACCAACCGTCGAGGAACGGAATATATCTGGTTCAATAATGTCGAAACCAAACCAGGAATAGGTTATCCCAAAAACTGGGAAAATCAGGACCAATGGCATGGCGGGTGGATATTGAAGAATGGTAAGTTATCCCTAAAACAAGGTGGTCGTTTCTGGGAGCTGATGACTATTTTTGCCAATCCACATTTACCCGAGATTTTGGACTACTACGAACCTTTTACGTACGACTATGCACATCTCCTCAATGCACAATTATCAGAAACAGCACCGGTCGCACGCCCAGTTTCACTGGTGAGCGGTCAGGTTATGGAAAAAATTGAATGGAGTGCGAACTGGGAAGATCAATTGGGTGGTACTTATCAAACGCGATCTGTCGATTACAATCTTAGAGATGTCCCAGGCAAAGACCTTTTGGGGGAATTCGAGAAAACCTTTCTTTTTTATTTACCACGCATGTGTAACCATTGCTTAAATCCGGCCTGCGTTGCTGCGTGCCCTTCTGGGGCCATTTATAAACGAGAAGAGGATGGCATTGTTCTCATTGATCAGGATCGCTGTCGCGGTTGGCGTATGTGTATCTCTGCGTGCCCATATAAAAAGGTATATTTCAATTGGGACTCCGGTAAATCGGAAAAATGTATTGCTTGCTATCCCCGAGTTGAATCAGGATTGCCAACTATCTGCTCAGACACCTGTGTGGGGCGTATCCGTTACAATGGCATTATGTTGTACGATGCAGATCGCATTGCTGAACTGGCCGGCACGAATGAAGAACAGGATCTTTATGAAGCACAAATGAACATTTTTCTCAATCCGCACGATCCAGAGGTAATCGCACAAGCACGACTCGATGACGTTCCAGATTCCTGGATTGATGCAGCACAGCGCTCACCTATTTACAAAATGGCAATGGACTGGAAAATAGCACTGCCTTTGCATCCTGAATTCCGAACCCTCCCCATGGTCTGGTATATCCCTCCTTTATCGCCCATGGGGCGCGAAATATCACCACGAAATATTCCGAGTAAGGCAGAGGACATAATTCCACGCTTGGAATCATTGCGTATACCAATCGACTATCTAGCCAGTCTTTTTACGGCGGGGAACCATAAGCCAGTAATCGCATCGTTGAAAAAACTCATTGCAATGCGAGCCTATCAGCGCAGTCTACATGTTCAAGGCGTGCCTAATACAGAGGTTTTAGACGGAGCCGATTTGGACGAGGCCACCGCTCAGGATATGTATCGGTATCTGGCCATAGCCAATTATGAAGATCGGTTTGTGATCCCTACCAGCCATCAGGAAACCATGATGGATGATCCATACGATTTTCAAGGACAAAATGGCTTTGTGTTTGGTAACGAAAGTAGTGTGGGTATCAGCGCTGGAGAGCTATTCCCAAGGCGTCGCAAAGAAACACCAGCGGCGAACGTGCAGCCGCTCCATTTCGTTCGGCACCGGGGAAACGTATGA
- the narJ gene encoding nitrate reductase molybdenum cofactor assembly chaperone yields MSIFHQPILHIVALLLDYPDDELLQNLPEIAFALESLDNAHEKEVAMLHDHIKWMQSLAPLQLEALYVNTFDWNPSCDLHLSNHILPEDDRGRGDVLVRLLEYYSTYGWAPGARALPDFLPVVLDFAATLEIEESYIFLSSADESIQILRNNLSEIQSPYARLLEPVLYRSHFLSPISSGVSV; encoded by the coding sequence ATGAGCATCTTTCATCAACCCATTTTGCACATTGTGGCACTGCTACTGGATTATCCAGACGACGAACTCCTACAGAACCTACCAGAGATCGCCTTCGCACTAGAATCACTAGACAATGCACATGAAAAAGAAGTTGCTATGTTGCACGATCACATAAAGTGGATGCAAAGTCTGGCCCCTTTGCAATTAGAAGCTTTATATGTGAATACATTTGACTGGAATCCCAGTTGCGACCTGCATCTGAGTAATCACATCCTTCCTGAGGATGATCGTGGCCGAGGCGACGTTCTCGTCCGACTTCTTGAATACTACTCTACTTATGGATGGGCTCCAGGTGCTCGGGCGTTGCCAGACTTCCTACCTGTTGTTTTGGATTTCGCGGCAACCTTAGAGATAGAGGAGTCTTACATCTTTCTGAGCAGCGCAGACGAAAGTATTCAGATATTGCGAAACAATCTTTCAGAAATACAGAGTCCCTATGCCCGTTTATTAGAACCAGTACTGTATCGCAGTCATTTTCTTTCACCTATTTCATCAGGAGTTTCTGTATGA
- the narI gene encoding respiratory nitrate reductase subunit gamma: MIWSWNIFLFGIYPYIAGTIFLLGSIIRYEREQAGWTSYSSQILASKRYMMWASNLWHIGILTLFLGHFTGFLTDTLEWLGLDPVEHQWLAASAGITAGVVAMVGGVMLLLRRVLDPKVRYASRPMDIIILVWLLITLCFGLGTQFISVPEVIHDHVQNMEILIHYVRSIAEFQANPQLIINIPLIYKIHMFCGFTVFLLFPFSRLVHIWTVPLNYVVRPYQLVRSKIRSVV, translated from the coding sequence ATGATCTGGTCTTGGAATATCTTCTTGTTTGGCATCTATCCTTACATAGCCGGAACAATATTCTTGTTGGGTTCAATTATTCGCTATGAACGTGAGCAAGCCGGCTGGACTAGTTATTCCAGTCAGATTTTGGCGTCGAAACGCTATATGATGTGGGCGAGTAATCTCTGGCATATAGGCATACTGACGCTTTTTCTCGGTCATTTTACGGGATTTCTGACCGACACCCTGGAATGGCTAGGTTTAGATCCTGTCGAGCATCAATGGCTTGCTGCTAGCGCAGGTATCACGGCTGGAGTGGTGGCAATGGTTGGTGGAGTTATGCTTTTATTACGCAGAGTGCTTGATCCAAAAGTGCGTTACGCTAGTCGCCCTATGGATATTATTATATTAGTATGGTTATTGATCACACTTTGCTTTGGTTTGGGCACCCAATTCATCAGTGTGCCCGAAGTGATTCATGATCATGTCCAAAATATGGAAATACTTATTCATTATGTTCGAAGCATTGCCGAGTTTCAAGCCAATCCGCAGCTCATTATAAACATCCCATTGATCTATAAGATACACATGTTTTGTGGATTTACTGTATTTCTCCTTTTTCCCTTCAGTAGGCTAGTGCATATATGGACCGTACCATTAAATTATGTTGTCAGGCCTTATCAGTTGGTACGCTCAAAGATTCGTTCCGTCGTTTAA
- a CDS encoding MFS transporter, with protein MGATQPTVTGSANRALIGATIGFFIGAGSVSLFGPTAHIFLKAMHLSPQQVGLLVAMPMLTGSLLRIPFGASVDRNGGRLPFLVLLIASVIGIAGLYWMLLTLYPNHLTEKYYPMLLTFGALAGCGIATFSVGIGQVSYWYSKKKQGWALAVFGGLGDSSPGFVVLILPAVIMTVGLWGGYLFSLAIIIVGIIIYYLMGLNAPYYQFYKRNHDTARATEEAKKYGQELFPTGGTWHTLLLSAKHWRTWPLVILYFTNFGGFLALTAWLPIFWQTYFHVGAFHSVVLTAVFSLIAAFIRVYGGKLSDEMGGEKTAVISLVVLLVGSVIMTFSSLLWLTIIGEILVGAGMGVNNAAVFKLVPHYVPDAVGGTAGWVGGLGCLGGFAIPPILGDIVALVGINGYALGFGIYILLSILCLLLVWLLYRTRENLTAHLSR; from the coding sequence GTGGGAGCCACCCAACCCACAGTAACCGGATCGGCCAACCGCGCATTAATTGGCGCAACCATAGGATTTTTTATTGGTGCAGGGTCTGTTTCCCTGTTTGGGCCAACCGCACACATCTTTCTGAAAGCTATGCACCTGTCTCCCCAACAAGTGGGACTATTGGTAGCTATGCCTATGCTCACTGGATCCCTGCTGCGCATACCCTTTGGTGCATCTGTTGACAGGAATGGTGGTCGATTACCCTTTCTTGTATTGCTAATTGCATCCGTTATTGGTATTGCCGGGCTTTATTGGATGCTTCTGACGCTATATCCGAATCATCTTACGGAAAAATACTATCCGATGCTATTAACCTTTGGTGCACTAGCAGGGTGTGGAATTGCCACATTCTCTGTTGGTATTGGACAGGTATCGTATTGGTACTCAAAAAAGAAACAAGGATGGGCGCTCGCCGTTTTTGGTGGACTCGGTGATTCATCACCGGGATTTGTTGTCTTGATATTGCCGGCTGTTATTATGACCGTCGGCCTTTGGGGTGGGTATTTGTTTTCCTTGGCAATTATTATCGTTGGAATAATAATTTATTACCTCATGGGATTGAATGCACCATATTACCAATTCTATAAACGAAACCATGATACTGCTCGTGCTACTGAGGAAGCCAAAAAGTACGGTCAAGAGCTTTTTCCTACTGGCGGGACCTGGCATACGCTCCTTTTATCGGCAAAGCATTGGCGGACCTGGCCTCTAGTTATTCTGTATTTTACAAATTTTGGCGGATTTCTTGCGTTAACTGCATGGTTGCCTATTTTCTGGCAAACGTATTTCCATGTGGGCGCATTTCATTCCGTAGTGCTTACTGCGGTATTTTCATTAATTGCGGCATTTATTCGCGTTTATGGTGGAAAATTGTCTGACGAGATGGGTGGCGAAAAGACCGCAGTTATTTCGCTGGTTGTATTGCTAGTTGGATCTGTAATTATGACTTTTTCCAGCTTGTTATGGTTAACCATCATTGGGGAAATATTGGTTGGTGCGGGTATGGGGGTGAATAATGCTGCGGTGTTTAAACTGGTCCCACATTACGTACCAGATGCTGTAGGTGGTACTGCGGGTTGGGTCGGAGGATTGGGGTGTCTTGGTGGTTTCGCAATTCCTCCGATACTAGGAGATATCGTTGCATTAGTGGGTATCAACGGCTACGCCTTAGGATTCGGTATATATATTTTATTATCCATCTTATGTTTGTTATTGGTTTGGTTGCTGTATAGAACCAGAGAAAATCTCACGGCACATCTCAGTCGCTGA
- a CDS encoding DsrE family protein — MIWNNYLLNSLHRVCTFEVLNQAFTRRSRSATTIKAAKEKPTKWLITILLCYSLLLSYGVAWAANEPAWGHGPYRMLFEVDSAKPSAWTMTLGAVTHIVHKVGIPPARLEVLAWGPGLQMLLKNAPDAMEITILQMRGVRFVACQTSMRRLHITARQLAPGVNVVAGGMAELMKRHNEGWAEVKM; from the coding sequence ATGATATGGAATAATTACTTACTAAACAGCCTGCACAGAGTTTGTACTTTTGAGGTATTGAATCAAGCGTTCACACGTAGAAGCAGATCTGCAACGACAATCAAAGCTGCAAAAGAAAAGCCTACGAAATGGCTTATAACCATTCTGCTTTGTTATTCACTATTGCTCAGTTATGGGGTGGCGTGGGCCGCCAATGAGCCTGCTTGGGGCCACGGACCTTACCGAATGCTCTTTGAAGTCGACTCAGCAAAACCATCAGCGTGGACGATGACTCTTGGTGCAGTCACTCACATCGTCCACAAGGTCGGCATTCCACCTGCCCGGTTGGAAGTGTTGGCCTGGGGGCCTGGCCTGCAAATGCTCTTAAAGAATGCTCCGGATGCCATGGAAATTACCATTTTACAGATGCGTGGAGTTCGTTTCGTAGCCTGTCAAACATCCATGCGTCGGCTGCATATTACGGCGCGTCAATTAGCTCCCGGAGTGAATGTAGTGGCTGGAGGCATGGCAGAGCTGATGAAACGTCATAATGAAGGTTGGGCCGAAGTCAAAATGTAG
- a CDS encoding hemerythrin domain-containing protein, with amino-acid sequence MSLFFTAPDFDDPIGLLLACHNKILSHCETLEQLPAHLVSHGPDEEARQAAGRVLKYFCQAERLHHDDEEQNLFPLLTAYPDFPENLRAPLHNLSLQHRDLEKAWSKLSQDLEAIVAGKEVHLSPTAFIAMNRAHIILENNEIFPVALQLLSRDTLVEIGAAMRARHVGPLT; translated from the coding sequence ATGTCACTTTTTTTTACTGCTCCTGACTTTGATGATCCTATTGGTCTACTGCTGGCCTGTCATAACAAAATTTTGAGCCATTGCGAAACACTGGAACAGTTGCCTGCACATCTGGTCAGTCACGGACCAGATGAGGAAGCCAGGCAGGCTGCTGGGCGTGTCCTCAAATATTTCTGTCAGGCTGAACGCCTTCATCATGACGATGAAGAACAAAATCTTTTCCCTTTACTCACTGCTTACCCCGATTTTCCAGAAAACCTACGCGCCCCCTTACACAATCTGAGCCTACAGCATCGTGATCTAGAAAAAGCATGGTCAAAACTTTCTCAAGATCTGGAAGCGATAGTGGCCGGGAAAGAAGTTCATCTTTCTCCAACCGCTTTCATCGCTATGAATCGCGCCCACATTATCCTCGAAAACAATGAAATCTTTCCCGTAGCCCTACAATTGTTGTCGAGGGATACCCTGGTCGAAATTGGTGCGGCCATGCGAGCACGTCATGTCGGGCCACTCACATAA
- a CDS encoding globin domain-containing protein, whose amino-acid sequence MSINIQLIQSSGAAVKDLGVPVAEHFYDYMFTHFPEVRKMFPGDMTEQRIRLFNSVILIATTIDNLEVLVPYLKELGISHIKYDTRPEHYPIVGKSLLNTLKHFLGAAWTQEMAESWIEAYNLASTVCIEAAYEAMAPSRFVPVTIDDVPPAV is encoded by the coding sequence ATGAGCATTAATATTCAACTGATCCAGTCCAGTGGTGCAGCCGTGAAAGACCTGGGTGTTCCGGTAGCCGAGCACTTTTATGACTATATGTTTACGCATTTTCCGGAAGTCCGGAAAATGTTTCCGGGAGACATGACCGAACAACGTATTCGGCTTTTTAATTCGGTCATTCTGATTGCGACCACTATCGACAATCTGGAAGTGTTGGTCCCTTATCTGAAAGAACTGGGCATTTCACACATCAAATATGATACGCGTCCGGAACATTATCCCATCGTCGGTAAAAGCCTGCTCAATACCCTGAAACATTTTCTGGGCGCTGCATGGACTCAGGAAATGGCAGAATCCTGGATTGAGGCCTACAACCTCGCGTCCACGGTTTGTATTGAGGCCGCCTATGAGGCGATGGCTCCTTCCCGTTTTGTCCCGGTCACCATCGACGACGTTCCGCCTGCTGTGTGA
- a CDS encoding FAD-binding oxidoreductase, with the protein MEYEICLEPSGVRFKADESQNIVEAAKAHHVAIKHGCASGSCGDCKGTILSGESEQGPFMPLLLLPTERAAGMAILCKLYPRSDLRLQAEVISGDVWNTEIVGLSKLAWNVLELRLRPEKPYPYRSGQYARMAVPGQENQWRSYSMATPPQDRDELVFHIRELPGGLFSRWLFYQAQCGDAITLGPPQGDFALQDNTRPLLCIAAGTGLAPIEAIIQESMHTGQTRPIHLFYGAKKQRDFYHLETLQQWAGQYAHFTFTPTISDGEDTQWKGARRLLPTVAANGHWQDHEVYLCGGPGMIEAAIDLLRSHDVPHAHIHFDSFAPNG; encoded by the coding sequence ATGGAATACGAAATTTGTCTAGAGCCCTCCGGTGTCCGCTTCAAGGCGGATGAAAGCCAGAATATTGTCGAAGCAGCAAAAGCCCATCATGTGGCCATTAAACATGGATGCGCCAGCGGTTCTTGCGGAGATTGCAAGGGCACCATCCTGTCCGGAGAAAGTGAGCAGGGACCCTTCATGCCCCTGCTTTTATTGCCTACAGAGCGCGCTGCGGGCATGGCCATTTTGTGCAAGCTTTATCCGCGCAGTGATCTGCGGCTGCAGGCTGAAGTGATTTCCGGGGACGTCTGGAATACTGAAATTGTGGGGTTGAGCAAACTGGCCTGGAATGTGCTGGAACTGCGGTTACGGCCGGAAAAACCCTATCCATACCGAAGCGGGCAATATGCACGGATGGCCGTGCCGGGACAGGAAAATCAATGGCGTTCTTACTCCATGGCCACCCCTCCACAGGACCGGGACGAGTTGGTTTTTCATATCCGCGAACTTCCGGGTGGTCTGTTCAGTCGCTGGCTTTTCTACCAGGCTCAATGCGGCGACGCAATCACGCTCGGACCGCCACAAGGAGACTTCGCTCTCCAGGATAATACGCGGCCCCTGCTTTGTATTGCCGCAGGAACAGGATTGGCACCCATTGAAGCCATCATTCAGGAAAGTATGCACACAGGGCAAACCCGCCCGATTCATCTTTTTTACGGCGCCAAAAAACAGCGGGATTTTTATCATCTGGAAACCCTGCAGCAATGGGCCGGACAGTATGCCCATTTCACTTTTACACCCACCATTTCCGATGGCGAAGATACGCAGTGGAAAGGTGCCCGCCGTCTTCTGCCCACGGTGGCAGCCAACGGCCACTGGCAGGATCATGAAGTGTATTTGTGTGGCGGACCCGGCATGATAGAAGCGGCCATTGATCTCCTGCGTTCTCATGACGTGCCTCATGCG